From a single Lewinella sp. LCG006 genomic region:
- a CDS encoding 3-hydroxyacyl-CoA dehydrogenase NAD-binding domain-containing protein, whose translation MSRRIRKAAVLGSGVMGSGIACHFANIGLEVLLLDIVPSDLSDAEKSKPQARNRIVNDALMKAIKSKPAPLYDNDFASRIQTGNFDDDFEKIGDCDWVIEVVIERLDIKKQIFEKVDKYRKEGSLVTSNTSGIPIHLMTDGRSEDFKAHFCGTHFFNPPRYLRLFEIIPTPDTSQEVIDFFMHYGDVYLGKQTVLAKDTPAFIGNRIGVYAMAKIYQLTTDLGLPISAVDKLTGPSIGRPKTGTYRLGDLVGHDTSVNVIKGIKENCPNDEQAATFEVPKYMQFLVENKFLGNKTGQGFYKKVTGDDGQRQILELNLETLEYEETTKIDLPSLKAGKQIEDLTKRIQYLFTAEDKGATLIRRSLAGLFAYVSNRIPEISDTLYSIDDAMTAGYAWEIGPFQYWDAVGIEAGIKAAEAEGQTVAQWVKDMLAAGHSSFYKREGGQLKYYDIDKKAYVVKPGTESFIILDNYRDQAPVFKNSEVILHDIGDGVLNLEFISAHNSIGEGVLRGINEAIQIAEEGDWKGLVIGNNATNFSVGANLMMIGMLAYQQEYDQLNMAINLFQQTTMRCRYSSIPVVAATQGYVFGGGCETLMHCDGAVMAAESYIGLVEVGVGLIPGGGGTKEFALRASDQFFEGDVQIPTLIDKFKTIAMASVATSAYQAYNMGYALESRDEVALNKDRNIALAKHKVLDLARSYTQPLIRQDITVLGRTGLAALYAAANELQLGKYASAHDITIAKKVAYVLCGGDLTGVQQVSEQYLLDVEREAFLSLCGEQKTLERIQHMLQTNKPLRN comes from the coding sequence ATGAGTAGAAGAATCCGCAAAGCAGCTGTACTTGGCTCCGGTGTTATGGGCTCCGGCATTGCCTGCCATTTTGCCAACATCGGCCTGGAAGTCCTGCTGCTGGACATCGTACCCAGCGACTTGAGTGACGCCGAAAAAAGCAAGCCTCAGGCCCGTAACCGCATCGTGAACGATGCTTTGATGAAGGCCATCAAAAGTAAACCTGCGCCACTGTATGACAATGACTTCGCCAGCCGCATACAGACGGGCAATTTTGATGACGATTTTGAAAAAATCGGCGATTGCGACTGGGTCATCGAAGTGGTCATTGAGCGCCTCGATATTAAGAAGCAGATTTTCGAGAAAGTCGACAAGTACCGTAAGGAGGGTTCGTTAGTGACCTCCAACACTTCCGGTATTCCGATTCACCTGATGACGGATGGCCGCAGCGAAGATTTCAAAGCGCATTTCTGTGGCACCCACTTTTTCAATCCACCGCGTTATCTGCGCCTGTTTGAGATCATCCCCACGCCCGACACGAGCCAAGAGGTCATCGACTTCTTCATGCACTATGGCGATGTCTATCTTGGCAAACAGACTGTTCTGGCCAAAGATACCCCCGCTTTTATTGGTAACCGGATTGGGGTTTACGCTATGGCGAAGATCTACCAACTCACTACTGACCTGGGGCTTCCGATAAGCGCCGTTGATAAACTGACGGGCCCTTCTATCGGACGGCCAAAAACCGGTACTTACCGCCTGGGTGATCTGGTGGGGCACGATACCAGCGTCAACGTCATCAAAGGCATCAAAGAAAACTGCCCGAATGATGAGCAAGCCGCTACTTTCGAGGTGCCCAAGTACATGCAGTTCCTGGTAGAGAACAAGTTTTTGGGTAACAAGACCGGCCAAGGCTTCTACAAAAAAGTTACTGGCGATGATGGTCAACGCCAAATCCTTGAACTCAACCTGGAAACCCTGGAGTACGAGGAGACGACCAAGATTGATCTTCCCAGCCTGAAAGCAGGTAAACAGATAGAGGACCTAACCAAGCGCATTCAGTACCTCTTCACGGCAGAAGATAAAGGCGCAACATTGATCCGTCGCAGTTTGGCAGGGCTCTTCGCTTACGTTTCTAATCGCATTCCTGAAATATCAGATACCCTTTACAGCATCGATGATGCCATGACCGCAGGTTACGCCTGGGAAATTGGGCCCTTCCAATACTGGGATGCCGTAGGGATAGAAGCGGGTATCAAAGCCGCTGAAGCGGAAGGACAAACCGTTGCCCAATGGGTGAAAGACATGCTGGCTGCTGGCCATAGCAGCTTCTACAAGCGCGAAGGCGGACAACTCAAGTATTACGACATTGACAAAAAGGCTTACGTCGTCAAGCCCGGCACCGAGTCCTTTATCATCCTGGACAACTACCGCGACCAGGCACCCGTCTTCAAAAACAGCGAAGTTATCCTCCACGATATTGGGGACGGCGTATTGAATCTCGAATTCATCAGTGCACACAACTCCATTGGCGAAGGCGTCCTGCGTGGCATCAACGAAGCCATCCAAATTGCCGAAGAAGGCGACTGGAAAGGCTTGGTGATCGGCAACAACGCGACCAACTTCAGTGTAGGTGCCAACCTGATGATGATCGGCATGCTAGCCTACCAGCAAGAATACGATCAGCTGAACATGGCCATTAATCTGTTTCAGCAAACGACCATGCGTTGTCGCTACAGCAGCATACCAGTGGTAGCAGCTACCCAAGGGTACGTATTTGGTGGTGGTTGTGAAACCCTCATGCACTGCGACGGTGCCGTGATGGCGGCCGAATCTTACATTGGCCTGGTGGAAGTAGGCGTAGGCCTCATTCCTGGCGGTGGCGGTACCAAGGAGTTTGCGCTCCGTGCCAGCGACCAGTTCTTCGAAGGCGATGTGCAGATTCCTACCCTGATTGATAAGTTCAAAACCATCGCCATGGCATCGGTTGCTACTTCAGCATACCAGGCCTACAACATGGGTTACGCGCTGGAAAGCCGTGATGAAGTGGCACTGAACAAAGATCGCAATATCGCCCTGGCCAAGCACAAAGTCCTGGACCTGGCGCGTAGCTACACCCAGCCGCTCATCCGGCAAGATATTACGGTGCTCGGTCGTACGGGTCTGGCCGCCCTCTACGCAGCAGCCAACGAACTACAGCTTGGCAAGTACGCCAGTGCACACGACATCACCATCGCCAAGAAGGTGGCCTACGTCCTTTGTGGCGGCGACCTTACCGGTGTACAGCAAGTGAGTGAGCAATACCTATTGGATGTCGAAAGAGAAGCCTTCCTGAGCCTTTGCGGCGAACAGAAGACCCTCGAACGCATTCAGCATATGTTGCAGACGAATAAGCCGTTGAGGAATTAA